ATCATGATGCTGGGATCGACGGCGCGTCAGTTCAGTGCGAGCTGGGGGCGAGTGTATGTCGAGAGCCTGCGATCTGCGGCAGTGCGCGAGGTGGACGGAGAGCAGGGCTGGATTGCTTTTGTGCATCAGATGCTGGCGCCGGCGTTATTCCCGGTTGGTCTGATTATGGCCGTAAGCTTTGGATGCGCTCTGATGGCGGGAATCGCTCAGAGCGGCGGCGTACAGTTCCATCCCAGTGCACTTGAGCCGAAGTTTACAAGGCTGAATCCGGCGGCGAATCTCAAGAACATCTTCAGCCTGAGAGCGGTGACGCGAGTTGCTAAATCACTTGTGCCGGTGAGCGCATTGCTGGTGCTTAGCTGGAGCGCCCTGAAGGCACTGATGCTACCGATGCCTGTGATGAGTCTGATACGTCTGTCTTCCGCGTTTTCAACGGCTTATGGGCTGGTGCTGGACGCGGCGTGGATGATGCTGGCATGGGCGGGGCTGGACTATGCGATGGAATGGAGGAGCTGGAATGACCGCCTGAAGATGAGCAAGCAGGAACTGCGCGAAGAGATGAGGGATTCGATGGGGAATCCGCAGATCAAGGGCAGGGTGCGGCAGATCCAGCGGGCGATGCGGAAGCGCAAGGTGAAGGCGGACATCTCGCGAGCCAGCGTTGTGATTACAAACCCGACGCACTATGCGGTGGCCCTCGAGTTCAGCCTCGAGACGATGCAGGCCCCGACGGTGCTGGCGAAGGGGCGGGATCTGCAGGCAGCAGAGATCCGGAAAGAGGCGCAGTGGGCGGGCGTGCCGATCATCGAGAATCCGCCACTGGCGCGGAGCTTGTATCGGCTGGTCGAGCCTGGTCAGTCGATTCCGTTTGAGTTGTATTCGGCGGTGGCGGGAATTCTGGCTTATCTCTACCGGCAGAAGGTCGAGGAGCGGATGAGGCAGGAGCGGCAGGGGAAGCCGGATCGAGGGTATCAGGGGATGGCTGGGACTGCAGGGATGCGGAACTTTGGAGGTGGGATGTGAGCAAGGCAGGAAAGACGGGGGTGTGGTGGCTGGCACAGATTCAAACCGTTCTGTTGCCGGTGACGGCGATCAGCATGGTGTTCGTCATGCTGATTCCGATCCCGAGCTTCGTTCTCGATCTGCTGCTGGCGATTTCGATTACGGCTTCGGTGATCGTCTTTTTGACGGCAGTCCAGATTCGGCGCGCAGTGGATTTCTCGGTATTTCCTACGCTGCTTTTGTTGCTCACACTGTTCCGGTTGTCGCTCAATCTGGCCTCGAGCAGAAGGATTCTGCTGCATGGGCACGAGGGTACACAGGCAGCCGGCGCTGTGATCGATGCGTTTGGTCAGTTTGTCGTGGGGGGCAACTATGTCGTCGGGTTTGTGCTGTTTCTTGCGTTGATTGCGATTCAGTTTCTCGTGGTGAGTCATGGAGCAGTGCGGACAGCGGAGGTGACGGCGCGGTTCACGCTTGATGCTCTTCCTGGCAAGCAGATGGCGATCGATGCGGACATGAATGCCGGGTTGATCGATGAGCAGGAGGCGAGAAAGAGACGGCAGGCGATTGCGCGTGAGGCGGAGTTCTACGGCGCGATGGATGGCGCGGCGCGGTTCAATCAGCGTGATTCCATGGCGACGATCCTGATCACGGTAATCAATATTGTTGCCGGGCTGCTGATTGGGGTGGTGCAGCAGGGAGCCGATCTGGCCACAGCGGTGAAGACTTACACGATCCTGACTGTGGGCGATGGGCTGGTGACGATGATCCCGAGCTTGCTGGTCTCGATTGCCGGGGGAATTGTTCTGACGCGGGCGTCGTCGTCGGGGGCTCTCGGAGATGAGCTGGGGGCGCAACTCTTCCGAGGCAGGAATACGCTATGGATCGCTTGCGGCGTATTGCTTGCACTGGCATTGATTCCGGGACTGCCGAAGCTGTCGTTTGTGTTGATTGCGGCTGGTGTCGCGCTGATTGCAAAACAACTGCCAGAGTCGAAGGGTCAGGCTGCGGCAACGCTGGAGGACGCTGCAGTCTCCACAGGCAAAGGGGTGGCCGCGGAGACGGCCAAGGGTGAGAATCTGGCGTCGCTGCTGAAGGTTGACGATCTGACGCTCGAAATCGGGTTCCAGCTGATCTCGCTTGTGGACGAGAAGCAGGGTGGCCAGATGCTGAACCGGGTTCGTGCACTGCGGCGGCATCTGGCGACAGAGCTGGGATTCATCGTGCCGCCGGTTCACATCACGGACAATCTCCGGTTGAAACCGCGGGAGTACGTCGTGAGCCTGCGCAGCGTGGAGATTGCCCGCTGGCAGACAGAGCAGAACTTCCTGCTTGCAGTGAACGCAGATCCTAAAGCGCGGGCGCTCCCAGGTGTGGAGACGAGGGAGCCGGCGTTCGGCGTGATGGCGCGATGGATTCAGCCCGGGCTTGAGGAGCAGGCGCTGGCGGCCGGGTATTCGGTGGTGGACCAGACGACTGTGATCGGAACGCATCTCGGAGAACTCATACGGCGGCACGCGCATGAGCTTCTTGGACGGCAGGAGGTAAAGCGGCTACTGGACAGCATGAATGAGAGCCATCCCAAGCTGGTGGAAGAGCTGGTCCCGAAACTGATGTCGCTGGGTGAGGTGCAGCGCGTACTGCAGCAGCTTCTGCGCGAGCAGGTTTCGATCCGTGACCTGGGGGCCATCCTCGAGGTACTGGTCGAGTCAGCACAGCAGTCGAAGAACCTGGTTCACCTTGTGGAGAGCGTAAGGCAGTCTCTGGGGCGCGGGTTGATTCGTCCATTGCTGGATGATGATGGCGGCCTACGGGTTCTGATGCTGGAACAGGCGCTGGAGACAGACCTGGTGAACACCTTCGATCCGCAGGGAGCGGCACGTCTGCTGGGCGATGGAGCTTACGCCGCGGCTGCTCCAGCGGACTTTCTGCGTCGCTTAGTGGAATCTTTGAAACGCCTAACCGGAGGGGCCCCAACATCGGCACTTCCCGTGCTCTTATGTCCGAGTCCAGCGCGCTATCACGTGCGGCGCTGGCTGGAGCCGTTCGTTCCCAAGGTTGCGGTCCTTGCACCGGCAGAGATTCCGCCGGAGATTCGAGTACGCAGCGTTGGGACGGTCGGATAGCTGCTGGCAGATAAGAGGGTTCTAAGGAACACGAGGGTACGGAGGAGAGAGATGGGGAATTCAGTTCCAGTGCAGATGTTGCGTGGGGTGTCGAAGACCCCGTTCTTCGGCGAAGAGATGACGCTGACTGGCACTGCCAGGTCAGCCGACATATTGGACAGCCCTTTTCCTGCGTATACAGGAGAGAGCACGGCTTTTGAGAGCAGCGTGGCTTCGGAGCGTGACGTGCTGCTGATGGAGCACCTGCCTACGGTGCGCTATATCGCGCGCCGGATCCATGAGCGTCTGCCGCAGCATGTCGATCTGGATGATCTGGTCTCAGCTGGAGTGGTCGGGTTGATCGATGCCTTCTCAAAGTTCGACCACACCAAGAAAGTGCAGTTCAAGAGCTATGCGCAGTTCAGGATTCGCGGGGCGATTCTCGATTCGCTGCGGATGCTGGACTGGAGCCCGCGAGAGCTGCGAAGAAAGGGAAGGGCCGTCGAGGAGGCGATTCGCGCGGTGACGCAGCGGGTGGGGCGCGCGCCGTCAGAGCAGGAGATTGCCGAAGAGATGGGGCTGAGCCTCGGGGAGTATCAGCAGTTGCTAGGCGACCTCAAGGGGCTTGAGATTGGCAGTCTGCATCTGGAGCGCTCAGAGGACTCGGGCGATGAGGAACTTGCGTATGTCCCCGGGCCGGCGGAAGAGGACCCGCTCTTCCGTTGTCTGAGGGGCGAGATGAAGCAGCGGCTGGTTGACGCGATCGATGAGCTTCCGGAGAAGGAGCGCATGGTTCTGACGCTCTACTACTACGAAGAGCTGACGATGAAGGAGATTGGATTGACGCTGGGCGTGGTGGAGTCGCGTGTGTCGCAGATTCATTCCTCGGCTGTTTTGCGCCTTCGTACTATGCTGGCCGACATGCGCAATCGTGATCGCGCGAATCTGGGCAACGGGGCACCGGAGAAGCGGAAGGCCAGACGTTGACGGGGCAGGCTCACACGGCACATGAGAAAGGAACTGCATGGAAAAGAACTTAGGACAGGAAGATATTGATGCGTTATTTGCCGCGGCAAATGCGTCCTCACGCGCCAGGCAACAGTCCAGCGTGCTTGAACCCGAACGATACAACTTCAGCCGGGCCGGAGAGATCAGCAACGATCAGATGAGGGCCATCAGCACTGTGAACGATCTGTTCGCGCGCAACCTGATGCACACTCTGGGCGGCTGGCTGAGAACTACGTTCAAGGTCAAGCTGGTCTCCGGCGAGCAGTTGCCGTTCAGCGAGTTTATCGAGCGGCTTTCGCCGATGTCGTTTATCTGCTCGGTGCGGCTGGAGCCGTTGGGCGCCGTGGGCCTGCTGGAGGTGGATATGGCTCTTGCTGCCCCAATTATCGATATCTTGCTCGGAGGTGTCGGAAGCGCAGGGACATCGCGGGAACTGACGGATATTGAGGAGGCAATCCTGGTGGCGGTGGTCGAGGTCGTGGTGCAGGAGCTAAACCTCGCCTGGCAGCCGGTTGGGCTGGAGTTTGTCTTTGAGAAGCGGGAGACTGAGGCGCAGGCGGCGCGAATGCTAACGCTGGGCGAGAAGACATTGTGCGTCAGCTTCGAGGTGCGGATGCCAGAGGTTCAGGGAGTGCTGAACCTCTGCCTGCCTGCCGTAGTGCTGAAT
The Edaphobacter bradus genome window above contains:
- a CDS encoding EscU/YscU/HrcU family type III secretion system export apparatus switch protein, which gives rise to MSEKGTEQATPQRKKKAREKGDGVRSRELLTAVAMLGGIMMLGSTARQFSASWGRVYVESLRSAAVREVDGEQGWIAFVHQMLAPALFPVGLIMAVSFGCALMAGIAQSGGVQFHPSALEPKFTRLNPAANLKNIFSLRAVTRVAKSLVPVSALLVLSWSALKALMLPMPVMSLIRLSSAFSTAYGLVLDAAWMMLAWAGLDYAMEWRSWNDRLKMSKQELREEMRDSMGNPQIKGRVRQIQRAMRKRKVKADISRASVVITNPTHYAVALEFSLETMQAPTVLAKGRDLQAAEIRKEAQWAGVPIIENPPLARSLYRLVEPGQSIPFELYSAVAGILAYLYRQKVEERMRQERQGKPDRGYQGMAGTAGMRNFGGGM
- the flhA gene encoding flagellar biosynthesis protein FlhA, yielding MSKAGKTGVWWLAQIQTVLLPVTAISMVFVMLIPIPSFVLDLLLAISITASVIVFLTAVQIRRAVDFSVFPTLLLLLTLFRLSLNLASSRRILLHGHEGTQAAGAVIDAFGQFVVGGNYVVGFVLFLALIAIQFLVVSHGAVRTAEVTARFTLDALPGKQMAIDADMNAGLIDEQEARKRRQAIAREAEFYGAMDGAARFNQRDSMATILITVINIVAGLLIGVVQQGADLATAVKTYTILTVGDGLVTMIPSLLVSIAGGIVLTRASSSGALGDELGAQLFRGRNTLWIACGVLLALALIPGLPKLSFVLIAAGVALIAKQLPESKGQAAATLEDAAVSTGKGVAAETAKGENLASLLKVDDLTLEIGFQLISLVDEKQGGQMLNRVRALRRHLATELGFIVPPVHITDNLRLKPREYVVSLRSVEIARWQTEQNFLLAVNADPKARALPGVETREPAFGVMARWIQPGLEEQALAAGYSVVDQTTVIGTHLGELIRRHAHELLGRQEVKRLLDSMNESHPKLVEELVPKLMSLGEVQRVLQQLLREQVSIRDLGAILEVLVESAQQSKNLVHLVESVRQSLGRGLIRPLLDDDGGLRVLMLEQALETDLVNTFDPQGAARLLGDGAYAAAAPADFLRRLVESLKRLTGGAPTSALPVLLCPSPARYHVRRWLEPFVPKVAVLAPAEIPPEIRVRSVGTVG
- a CDS encoding FliA/WhiG family RNA polymerase sigma factor, whose protein sequence is MGNSVPVQMLRGVSKTPFFGEEMTLTGTARSADILDSPFPAYTGESTAFESSVASERDVLLMEHLPTVRYIARRIHERLPQHVDLDDLVSAGVVGLIDAFSKFDHTKKVQFKSYAQFRIRGAILDSLRMLDWSPRELRRKGRAVEEAIRAVTQRVGRAPSEQEIAEEMGLSLGEYQQLLGDLKGLEIGSLHLERSEDSGDEELAYVPGPAEEDPLFRCLRGEMKQRLVDAIDELPEKERMVLTLYYYEELTMKEIGLTLGVVESRVSQIHSSAVLRLRTMLADMRNRDRANLGNGAPEKRKARR
- a CDS encoding flagellar motor switch protein FliM; amino-acid sequence: MEKNLGQEDIDALFAAANASSRARQQSSVLEPERYNFSRAGEISNDQMRAISTVNDLFARNLMHTLGGWLRTTFKVKLVSGEQLPFSEFIERLSPMSFICSVRLEPLGAVGLLEVDMALAAPIIDILLGGVGSAGTSRELTDIEEAILVAVVEVVVQELNLAWQPVGLEFVFEKRETEAQAARMLTLGEKTLCVSFEVRMPEVQGVLNLCLPAVVLNAILRRLIAEGDRPRRRSKEAEMRIRELMSEAKFGTVLQFPPVRMRASDLTALEPGTLLRLPLPRHNAAELRVGGLHFARAYPVRTGEHRGAQLEGARSNGSMSLN